A single window of Anaerocolumna chitinilytica DNA harbors:
- a CDS encoding DUF2087 domain-containing protein: MSYDEYFWKASILELKQGYYYNNMNKKFTCLICGKSFESGVIYPAENILYTAKKAVEAHVTETHGSMFDYLLNMGKVYTGLTEHQKELMSMFYKGFTDKEVVEMTEATNTSTIRNQRFAFREKYKQAKIIVAMTELLEEKRDSNRMDNLNVNENKKDNLIDIHRTATMIDDRYAITQSEKDEVLKRYFNIDGQLIIKTFPAKEKNKIIILQQLAKEFDQNKIYSEKEVNAIIKNYYDDISTIRRYLVQYGFLDRKTNGEGYWVKQ, translated from the coding sequence ATGAGCTATGATGAATACTTTTGGAAGGCTTCCATTTTAGAGTTAAAGCAAGGTTATTACTATAACAATATGAATAAAAAATTTACCTGTTTGATTTGCGGAAAAAGCTTCGAAAGTGGAGTGATTTACCCTGCTGAAAACATATTATATACTGCAAAGAAAGCTGTTGAAGCCCATGTTACAGAAACTCATGGTTCTATGTTCGATTATTTATTGAATATGGGCAAAGTCTACACTGGCTTAACGGAACATCAAAAAGAATTGATGAGTATGTTTTATAAAGGGTTTACGGATAAGGAGGTTGTTGAAATGACAGAAGCTACCAATACCTCAACTATCCGAAATCAAAGGTTTGCATTTAGAGAAAAGTATAAACAAGCAAAAATAATCGTGGCAATGACTGAGTTACTTGAAGAAAAGAGAGATAGTAACAGGATGGACAATCTAAATGTGAATGAAAATAAAAAAGATAACCTTATTGATATTCACAGAACCGCTACGATGATAGATGATAGATATGCAATCACCCAATCTGAAAAAGATGAGGTTTTGAAGAGATATTTTAATATAGATGGTCAATTGATAATCAAGACCTTTCCTGCCAAAGAAAAGAATAAAATAATAATATTACAGCAATTAGCAAAAGAATTTGACCAAAATAAAATTTATTCTGAAAAAGAAGTTAATGCAATAATCAAGAATTATTACGATGATATTTCAACTATTCGACGATATTTGGTCCAATATGGTTTTTTGGATAGGAAAACAAATGGTGAGGGGTATTGGGTAAAACAATAA
- a CDS encoding HD domain-containing protein, with translation MYIIGNLYTDKIESEGSASMIPLREEAEIELQLADRLNPGPWINHCRNAAKAAEAIAKHCGLDVEKAYVLGLLHDIGRRNGPSAVKHTIDGYRYLLSKNWVEPAEICLTHSYPTQNINHDIAKMDITLSEHEEMEHFIQNHEFNDYDKLIILCDSLAFPDRLCILEQRFVDSTMRYGVFPFTVLRWTATFEIKEYFEAKMNCSIYDILPGIKESIR, from the coding sequence GTGTACATTATAGGAAACCTTTATACCGATAAAATTGAAAGCGAAGGTAGTGCATCTATGATACCATTAAGAGAAGAAGCAGAAATAGAATTACAATTAGCAGATAGATTAAATCCCGGACCATGGATAAATCATTGCAGAAATGCTGCCAAAGCGGCTGAGGCAATTGCGAAGCATTGTGGGCTGGATGTAGAGAAAGCCTATGTACTCGGATTGCTCCATGATATTGGAAGAAGAAACGGACCTTCGGCCGTAAAACATACAATAGATGGGTATCGTTACTTATTATCAAAGAATTGGGTCGAGCCAGCAGAAATATGCCTGACACACTCCTATCCAACCCAAAACATTAATCATGATATTGCTAAGATGGATATTACATTGTCTGAACACGAGGAAATGGAGCACTTTATTCAGAATCATGAGTTTAATGATTATGACAAACTAATTATTTTATGTGACTCCCTTGCATTTCCGGATAGACTTTGTATTTTGGAACAACGGTTTGTAGATTCCACCATGCGATATGGCGTCTTTCCATTTACAGTTTTACGATGGACTGCTACTTTTGAAATAAAGGAGTACTTTGAAGCGAAAATGAATTGTTCTATCTATGATATACTTCCGGGAATAAAGGAATCTATAAGATAA
- a CDS encoding GNAT family N-acetyltransferase — MNYRIVPFDKTMLHLLPHPQQPFDIIGRLVPIYDGIKWNTTEYLLDIKREKTYPNDSFDPREYINNPEQVAFLALIGDECIGSIRVCKRWNGNAFIDDLAVDREYRGLGIGCRLMNAAVQWGKDRGLCGVSLETQDWNLLACRFYLKYGFKLGGIDTKVYTNPLYRKETALYFYMYSSEKSEL, encoded by the coding sequence ATGAATTATAGAATTGTTCCATTTGACAAAACAATGCTTCATTTACTGCCACATCCCCAGCAACCCTTTGACATTATCGGAAGGCTTGTTCCAATATACGATGGTATAAAGTGGAACACGACAGAATATTTACTGGATATAAAAAGAGAAAAAACCTATCCCAATGATTCTTTTGATCCAAGGGAGTATATTAATAATCCTGAGCAAGTGGCTTTTCTTGCACTGATTGGTGATGAATGTATAGGCAGTATCAGGGTCTGCAAGCGATGGAACGGGAACGCTTTTATTGATGATCTTGCAGTTGACCGCGAATATCGCGGACTAGGAATCGGATGCAGGTTAATGAATGCAGCTGTACAATGGGGGAAGGACAGAGGACTTTGCGGTGTATCTCTTGAAACACAAGATTGGAATCTGCTTGCTTGTCGTTTTTATCTTAAGTATGGCTTTAAGCTTGGAGGAATTGATACAAAAGTATATACAAATCCGTTGTATAGGAAAGAAACTGCATTATATTTTTATATGTACTCTTCAGAGAAATCTGAACTCTAG
- a CDS encoding metallophosphoesterase family protein translates to MKRIAILSDTHGLLREQVMAELAEADCSIHAGDINTPLIIDTLRQFGETYIVRGNNDRDWAENLPKSLTITIEGVRFFIVHNKKDIPQDLTNVDVVVFGHSHKYSAEIIEGILFLNPGSCGKRRFDLEITMCRMTVDTGQYQYEKVTILHP, encoded by the coding sequence ATGAAACGTATTGCAATATTATCCGATACTCATGGTCTTTTACGAGAGCAGGTTATGGCTGAACTTGCTGAAGCAGATTGCTCTATTCATGCAGGAGATATCAACACCCCTCTTATTATTGATACCCTTAGGCAGTTCGGAGAAACCTACATAGTACGTGGAAACAATGACAGAGATTGGGCTGAAAACCTGCCTAAGAGCCTAACTATTACAATTGAAGGTGTCAGGTTCTTCATCGTTCACAACAAGAAAGATATACCCCAAGACTTAACAAATGTTGATGTAGTGGTCTTTGGTCATTCGCATAAATATTCTGCGGAAATTATTGAGGGAATATTGTTTCTAAATCCAGGCAGCTGCGGTAAACGGCGTTTTGACTTGGAAATAACAATGTGCCGCATGACAGTGGACACAGGGCAATATCAGTACGAAAAAGTAACAATTCTCCATCCATGA
- a CDS encoding HD domain-containing protein, with product MINEIQVVENAFVYIKEIFRGDSSGHDYYHSVRVYNNALNIAHKEGGDLYFIKLSALLHDVDDRKLFDTGDNLENARKFLTDNEVDETTIEKICKIIAAVSYKGSESIIPDSIEGKIVQDADRLDALGAIGIARTFAYGGHKGRQIHEPFEKPLEDMTAKEYEQHESTSINHFYEKLLKLKNLMNTDTGILIAENRHAYMEEFLVKFIDEWNGK from the coding sequence ATGATAAATGAAATTCAAGTAGTAGAAAATGCTTTTGTTTATATAAAAGAAATTTTTAGGGGAGATAGTAGCGGACATGATTATTACCATAGTGTCCGAGTTTATAATAATGCTTTAAACATAGCACATAAGGAAGGCGGTGATCTTTATTTCATCAAGCTTAGCGCCTTATTACATGATGTTGATGATAGAAAATTATTTGATACCGGTGACAATTTAGAGAATGCACGAAAGTTTTTAACTGATAATGAGGTGGATGAAACTACAATTGAGAAAATATGTAAAATCATAGCGGCAGTATCTTATAAAGGAAGTGAATCAATAATCCCTGATAGTATTGAAGGAAAGATCGTTCAGGATGCAGATAGATTGGATGCATTAGGTGCCATTGGAATTGCAAGAACATTTGCATATGGCGGACATAAAGGGCGACAAATACATGAGCCATTTGAGAAACCACTTGAAGATATGACCGCCAAAGAATACGAACAACACGAAAGTACCAGCATTAATCACTTCTATGAAAAACTCCTGAAACTAAAGAATTTAATGAATACAGATACTGGGATATTAATTGCAGAAAATCGACATGCATATATGGAAGAATTTCTTGTTAAGTTTATAGATGAATGGAATGGTAAATAA
- a CDS encoding GNAT family N-acetyltransferase, translating to MILRKYRPSDCADMAKLFHDTVHKINAKDYSNEQLDAWASGNINLEAWDASFLEHNTFIAEIDGNIVGFADMDNTGYLDRLFVHKDFQSMGIATALVNELEQSARASGIFRFETYASITARPFFEKRGYIVEFENQVIRKGITLVNYKMVKQSY from the coding sequence ATGATACTCCGAAAATATAGACCGAGTGACTGTGCCGATATGGCAAAGTTATTTCACGATACAGTGCACAAAATAAATGCAAAAGATTATTCAAATGAGCAGCTTGACGCTTGGGCGTCAGGAAATATTAATTTAGAAGCATGGGATGCCTCTTTTTTGGAGCACAATACTTTTATTGCTGAGATTGATGGAAACATTGTAGGTTTCGCTGATATGGATAATACAGGTTACTTAGACCGGCTCTTTGTACACAAAGATTTCCAGAGTATGGGAATTGCGACAGCATTGGTCAATGAATTAGAACAGAGTGCCCGAGCATCGGGTATTTTTCGATTTGAAACCTATGCATCCATTACTGCCAGACCATTTTTTGAAAAACGAGGCTATATCGTAGAATTTGAAAACCAAGTTATACGAAAGGGTATAACGCTGGTGAATTATAAAATGGTTAAGCAAAGTTATTAA
- a CDS encoding DUF6054 family protein: MAKYEQYLKGNLNDLITWIHKDITNNNSLVSFGDGSDINLKDSRVAVRVYERYSSFGGSRVSMNITITETGEELFISVITLGGTLGGFFKNTIVEERFLKLCKESVENYIREQK, from the coding sequence ATGGCTAAATACGAACAATATTTGAAGGGAAACCTTAACGACCTAATTACTTGGATACATAAAGATATTACAAATAACAATTCTTTGGTAAGCTTTGGTGATGGAAGTGATATTAACTTGAAAGATTCACGGGTAGCTGTCCGAGTATATGAACGCTATAGTTCTTTTGGAGGCAGCCGTGTAAGTATGAATATTACTATTACAGAAACAGGCGAAGAATTGTTTATTAGCGTGATAACCTTAGGCGGTACCCTTGGAGGATTCTTTAAAAATACTATTGTGGAAGAGAGATTTCTAAAGTTATGTAAAGAATCTGTTGAGAACTATATTCGTGAGCAGAAGTAA
- a CDS encoding HD domain-containing protein, whose translation MYTSIYTKEIPVLLKQLANTTEMQRLSDVGMHCGCEYANFPIYRKAGAPYSRLKHSIGVSMIVWNFTHDIRQSIAGLFHDIATPVFAHTIDFLQGDHLVQESTEDKTLSIIENSKEITELLRLHHIDIADVSDYHKYPIADNDTPMLSADRLEYTLGNGFCVADCKVETLNRLYKDITILHNEHGIEELGFRTINAAKEFIEISLFNSHFFVSDEDRFSMEYLADIIRSAMNSGVIMQEDFYLTEKEVIKKLMKDKRLSKMWMNYTELSAVASSTEKPANRYCVNVSAKKRYIDPLVLINDSAKRLSELDNSIHENIQTFLNLDFDKWLYAANPCQSDTVNNGMN comes from the coding sequence ATGTATACTTCAATATATACGAAAGAAATTCCTGTTTTATTAAAACAACTTGCAAATACGACAGAAATGCAGAGGTTATCTGACGTTGGTATGCATTGCGGCTGTGAATATGCTAATTTTCCAATTTACCGGAAGGCAGGTGCTCCATACTCCAGGCTAAAACATAGTATAGGTGTTTCAATGATTGTTTGGAATTTCACCCACGATATCAGACAGTCTATAGCTGGGTTGTTCCATGATATAGCAACACCTGTGTTTGCACATACAATTGATTTCCTGCAAGGTGATCATCTTGTGCAGGAATCAACGGAAGATAAGACCTTATCTATAATAGAAAATTCAAAAGAAATCACAGAGCTTTTGAGATTACATCATATAGATATTGCGGATGTTAGTGACTATCACAAGTATCCGATAGCAGATAATGATACACCTATGCTTTCTGCAGACCGCTTGGAATATACCCTTGGGAATGGGTTCTGTGTGGCTGATTGTAAAGTGGAAACACTTAACCGCTTATATAAAGACATAACAATCCTTCATAACGAGCATGGAATCGAAGAATTAGGTTTTAGAACTATTAATGCTGCCAAAGAATTTATAGAAATTTCATTGTTTAACTCTCATTTTTTTGTGTCCGACGAGGACCGCTTTTCCATGGAATATTTAGCGGATATTATACGATCTGCTATGAATAGCGGAGTTATAATGCAAGAAGATTTCTATTTAACGGAAAAAGAAGTAATAAAGAAGCTGATGAAAGATAAAAGACTATCCAAGATGTGGATGAATTATACTGAATTATCAGCAGTTGCATCTTCTACAGAAAAACCAGCCAACCGGTACTGTGTAAACGTTTCAGCCAAAAAGCGGTATATCGATCCGTTGGTTTTAATAAATGACAGCGCTAAAAGGCTCTCAGAGCTTGATAATAGTATACATGAGAATATACAAACATTTTTAAATCTGGATTTTGATAAATGGCTATACGCGGCTAATCCTTGTCAGAGTGATACTGTCAATAATGGGATGAACTAA